Proteins encoded by one window of Methanobrevibacter sp.:
- a CDS encoding transcription initiation factor IIB, with protein MNYTNRVVQPDNFSNDEVQPCPECGSTKRIVDNQRAEVSCARCGIVLDENIMDRGPEWRAFDHEQRDRRARTGAPSTYTISDKGLTTTIDYKNVDYNGRKIPERNRTQMYRLRKWNKRLRISRSGERNLALALSELDNMSSGLGIPRNAREDAAIIYRNAAKNNLVRGRSIESVVAASIYTACRRCNIPRTLDEVSEVSNVPKKQIGKNYRFLSRKLNIKLEPTSPVDYIPRFASKLGLSGVVQARAIEIIHEARENGLNSGKAPTGLAAAALYIASIFSCERKTQKDIAVVANVTEVTIRNRYKELSEKLNFEGTF; from the coding sequence ATGAATTATACTAACCGTGTAGTTCAGCCTGATAACTTTTCTAATGATGAGGTTCAACCTTGTCCTGAATGTGGTTCTACCAAAAGAATCGTTGATAACCAAAGAGCAGAAGTTTCATGTGCTCGCTGTGGTATTGTTTTAGATGAAAACATTATGGACAGGGGTCCTGAATGGAGAGCATTTGACCATGAGCAACGTGACAGACGTGCTAGAACAGGTGCTCCATCAACATATACAATCTCAGATAAAGGATTAACCACTACAATTGACTATAAAAATGTTGATTATAACGGACGTAAAATCCCTGAAAGAAATAGAACCCAAATGTACAGATTGAGAAAATGGAACAAAAGGCTTAGAATTTCCAGATCAGGTGAGCGTAATTTGGCATTGGCTTTAAGTGAGCTTGATAATATGTCTTCAGGATTAGGCATTCCTCGTAATGCAAGGGAAGACGCAGCAATTATCTATAGGAATGCAGCTAAGAACAATCTTGTTCGCGGTAGATCAATTGAAAGCGTTGTTGCAGCATCAATTTATACTGCCTGCAGACGTTGCAATATTCCACGTACCTTGGATGAAGTTTCAGAAGTATCCAATGTTCCCAAAAAGCAGATTGGTAAAAATTATAGATTTTTATCAAGAAAATTGAACATTAAATTGGAACCTACTTCACCGGTTGACTATATTCCAAGATTCGCAAGCAAGTTAGGGTTATCTGGTGTGGTTCAGGCTAGGGCAATTGAAATTATTCATGAAGCTCGAGAAAATGGGTTAAACTCAGGCAAAGCACCGACAGGTCTTGCGGCAGCAGCATTATATATTGCATCTATTTTCAGCTGTGAGAGAAAAACCCAA